CGGTTGGGCGCGGCCGCGGGGACGCTCAACGTCGCAAGACGCGGGCTCGGCTCCGGTAGGCGCGAGCAAATCGAGCGTTTCGCCGACAAGATCGAGGTCACCGACGCTGGCGATACCGACGCCGACGCCGGCGACACCGATACGGAGAGGAGCGTCTGACATGCGCGTACTTGTCACCAACGACGACGGGATCGGCTCGGCGGGATTGACGGTCTTGGCCGACGCGGCCCTCGCCGCAGGTCACGAGGTGGCCGTTGTCGCCCCGCACCACCAATACTCGGGATCGAGCGCCGCTCTGATGTCGCACGAGGAGGACGGGCAACTCGTCTTTGTGGACGGCAGGCCTCCCGGACTCGACGCCAGTGTCAAGGCGTTCGGGGTCAAGGCCGCGCCGGGCCTGATCGGCTTTGTGGCGAGCTCGGGGGCCTTCGGCTTCACGCCCGACATCGTGCTCTCGGGAATCAACATCGGCGCCAACACGGGGCGTGCGGTGCTGCACTCGGGCACCGTGGGTGCCGCGCTTTCGGCCGCCGCGCACGGCGTGCGCGGCATGGCGGTATCAATCGCCTCTGCGGAGCCCCAACACTGGCCGACCGCTCGCGCCGTGGTCGACCGCAGCCTCGAGTGGCTCACCGACCACGACATTGGCGACAGGGTGCTGAACGTCAACATCCCTGATGTTCCCCTGGAGAAGCTGCGCGGCATTCGTCCGGCGACGCTCGCCAGCTTCGGTGCCGTGCAGGCGCGCGTCAAGGAGGAGGGCGTCGGCTTCGTCAACCTGACCTACGCAAAGGTGGAGCCAGGGGAAGAGCCCGACACGGACCACCAGTTGCTGAGTCGCGGCTGGGCGACCTGGACTCTGGTGCGCGCGCCCGTCGCCGATCAGGACGACGTCGATCTGCCTCGCATCGACCTGGCTGATCTCGCCGACGAGCCCGTCAGTGTGGCGGCCGGAACGGTGATGTCAACGACCCCCGGCGAACCCAACCCGCCTGCGGGGCACTGAGGCACCCTCAAGGCACGTCACCCCAGAGCTGCGGGGCACTCACGCACCCTCACCGGGCAAGCCAACGAGTAGCCCCAACCTAGGCGTCCCCGGTCACGATCGCGAGGTACTCGGCATCAACCACCCGGCCTGAGAGGTCGACCAGGCCAAAGTCCATCGCCTTGTAGGTCCAGATGGCGCTCCCAAAGCCGTGCTCGCGGAGCAACGAGTAGAAGTCCGCCAGCCAGCGTCGGCGGCTGCCTGGGTCGACCCAGTCGGCCACGCCAAACTCGCCGCAATACAGCTCACGGCCAGTGCGCGCGGCAAACTCCACCGCAGGCGCCACCACGTCGGCCAGGAGTTCGCGATCCATCCGCCTGTCCACGTGCTCGTCCCCAAACTGGTTGTGCTGCGGATGCGCTGCCAACCATTCGGCAAGGCCGTCGAGGTAGCCGGGATACGCGGGCGCCTGGCCCCACTCTCGGGGCCCTGCAGCCCACGGCGCATTCTGGTGCGTGAAGTACAAGGGCTCATAAGTGTGGAAGGTGTAGATGACGCGGGGATCGTCAATCTCCACCAGGCCAGCGAGCCCACTCACCGCGTTGTTGTGGGTACCCCCGATCATCACCACGGCGTCAGGCGACACCGCATGGATCGCCTCGACCGTGCGAGCTGCGAGCGGGTTCCACCGACTGTTGTCGGGAAGCGTCACCTCGTTGAGCAGCTCGAGCACGAGCGGAACCGGGGCGTCGGCATAGCGGCGTGCAACCATCTGCCACAGCGCCACGAAGCGGTCTTGCACCGCGGCGTCTTCAAAGAGCGTGTTGCCGGCAGCGTCGCCCTCCTCAAGGTCGTTGCGGAACGTGAACCCCGGCGCCTCGTGCAGATCGAGCACCACGGCCAGACCGGCGTCGGCGCACCACTCGAGACACGCGTCAACGTAGGCGAAGCCCTGGTCGTTCGGCACGCCCGGAGCGTCGTCCGACTCGAAGAGGGGGTAGTCGACGGGCAGCCGCACGTGATCGAGTCCCCACGAAGCAATCTGCTCGATGTCGCCGCGGGTGATGAACGTGCGGAAGTGATCGTGGTCGTAGGCCGCGTATTGCGACAGCCAACCCCCCAGATTGACGCCCTTGACGAAGTGCTCCATTGCCTACCTCTCGCAGTCTTGTGATGGAGAAATCCTAGGGGGCGGCTCACCTACCAGGAGGGACTTGAGGCGCATCCGTGAGGGCCCGCCCGCAGCCGCTGCGGAGTGTTAGCGTCGGGCCGTGGATGCGACCAAGGGCGACGGCTCATGAGCAACGACATCACACCCCCCGTGGCGCATCCCTCGATCACGCTCGAGACCGTGACGGCCCTGATCGCCGAGCAACTGCCCGACCACACGCACCTTGAACTCGGCGAGCGCTTCGACGGATGGGACTGCGCGATGTTCCGTCTCGGCGATGCTCTCGCCGTGCGGCTACCGCGCACTCAAGACGCCGTGCGCTTCCTCCAGGCCGAGATGCATTGGGTCCCCCAGTTGTCAGGCGGCTGGGACTTCCCCGCGCCGACGTTCGTCGCCCACGGCCTTCCCTCGCACGGCTACCCGTGGCCATGGGCGGTGGTGACGTGGGTGCCAGGCGATACGGCCGACGCCGTCCCCCTTGACGCCGACGCCGGCACCAGCGTCGGCCGCGCCCTCGCCCAAGTGCATACGCCCGCGCCGGACGACGCCCCTTTCAACGTCGAACAATCGATCCCGATGGCGGATCGCGACGTGAAGGTTCGCGAGCGCGTCGCTCGACTTGCCGCCACTATCGGACCTGCTGGCGAACGCATTGACACAGAAGCAGCCGCGGCTATCTGGACCGAAGCGCTCGCGGCAAGCGAGCATGCCGAATGGGTGTGGTCCCACGCCGACCTCCACGGAGCGAACGTGCTCAGCCACGGCGGAGCCTTTGGCGGGATCGTGGACTGGGGCTCGATGGCGATGTGTGACCCTGCCGTCGATCTTGGCTTCGCTTACACGCTCATGCCGCGCGAGGGCGTGGACGACGCCGTGGCCGAGTACGGCAGGCTCACCGGGAGGGTCGACGCCAACCTCCTTGCGAGAATGCGGGGCATCGCGCTCAGCAAATGCGTCGGCGTCGCCTTGTCGCCGCGACCGGTGACCACGGCGATGGGCTGGCGAGGACTCGTGGCGCTTGGGGCGGCGCGCGCCGCGTAGCCTAGGGCTGCCCCGAACTCTCAGAGGAACCTCGTGAGTCAGACTCGCCCGCCGATGGCCAGCCGCATGGCCTGGCTCGTGTTCGCCACGGCGGCGGCCGCCTACTTCGTGGCGGTCGTGCATCGCACCGCGCTGGGCGTGGCCGGCGTCGAGGCGCTTGACCGCTTCGGTATCGAGGCCACGGCGCTCTCGCTCCTGGCAGTCCTCCAGATCGCCGTGTACGCGGCGATGCAAGTGCCGGCAGGCAATCTGCTCGACCGCTACGGGCCTGCCGCCGTGATCGCGGTCGGCTCGCTCGTGATGGCGCTTGGGCAGGCCATGATGGCCTTTGCCCCGAACTTTGGGTGGGCGCTGGCGGCGAGAGTGCTGATCGGCGCGGGCGACGCTCCCGTGTTCATCGCTGCCACAAGGCTGGTCGCCCACCACTTCCCGGCGCGGCGGGTGCCACTGATGGTCCAGGTCACCGGCTTGATCGGCCAGTCGGGCCAACTCGCCACCGCGATCCCGCTTGCCTTCGTGCTGCACTGGGCCGGTTGGACCGCGGCGCTCGGCTCCCTCGCGATCGTCGGTGCGATGACGGCCGCGGCGGTGTGGTGGCTGCTGATTCGCCCACGGGACGCCTCGTTCTCTCCCGAGCGCTCCTCGTCGATCTCGGTGCGCGCCGCGATGACCACCTCGATGCGAACGGCGGGAGTGAGGCTCGGATTCTGGAGCCACTTCGTGGGGCCGTTCTCCGCTAACACGATCGCACTGTTGTGGGGGTATCCCTACTTCACGACGGCCCAGGGCCGCTCCCCTGCCGAGGGAAGCCTCCTGCTCACCGCCATGGTGATCGCCATCATCGCCGCCGCGCCCGTCATTGGTGCGCTCACGGCACGCCATCCTTTGCGCCGCAGCTGGCTCGTGATCGGTGGCGCCGTCATCACGGCGCTCGCATGGGTCGCGATCCTTGTGCCCACGACGCCGCGTCCCTTGTGGCAGCTGATCGTGTTCGTGTGCGTGGTGGGCGCTGGCGGGCCGATGTCGCTGGTGGGCATGGACTTCGCACGCACCTTCGCGGTGAGCGGGAGGCTCGGGAGCGCCACTGGCTTTGTGAACATGGGCGGATTCATCTCGACCATCATCAGCGTGCTGTTGGTAGGCGTGGTGCTGCAGGCGGTGTCCCCCGCCGGATCCTCCGAGTACTCGCTGGCCGAGTATCGCGTCGCCTTCGCCGCGCTCGCAGTTCCGTGGCTCGTGGGGATCGCAGGCGTGGTGGGAAGCCGGCGTGACACCAGGGCCGTCATGGCAAGCGACGGCTTGCTGGTGCCGAGCATCCGTGAGGTGTGGCGCAGGCGCCGCGACCGCTAGCTGTTCTGGCTCATGACGTTGGTGACGCGGGCTTTGAGTCGTGAGGCTGGGGGCCGGTCCCCGATGGCAGTGTGGTCACGATGGTAGTTGTAGTGGATGTTCCAGCGCTCGATCGCGGCCGCGCGCTGTGCTTCGGATAGCCAGATCCGGGCGTAGAGCAACTCGTTCGCGATGATCCGGTTGTAGCGTTCGACTTTGCCGTTGTGTCGGGGCGTGTAGGGACGGATGTATTGATGCCGGGACGCAGTCGCGGCGATGGTCCGGATGAAGTCTTTGGCCCGATAGTTGGCTCCGTTGTCGGTGACGACGGTCACGACCCGCTCGATGCCATGCGCTTTGAAGAATGCGCGGGCGCGGGCATAGAAGCCGATCGTGGTCGACGCTTTCTCGTCGGCCAGGTGTTCGGTGTAGGCCAGGCGGGAGTACCCATCGACGATCGAGTGCAGGAACACGTAGCCGGCTTTGGCGCCTGCGACTTTGGCTCGCTCGGTGGCGCGATGCTGCTCGGATCCGCGGCCGTGGATACGATGACCACCACCATCGGGGATGCGGCCGACTTTCTTCACGTCGAGGTGGACCATGTGACCGGGGAAACGTGCCGTGATGGTGCCCACGACCCGGTTGGTGGACCCGTCAGGGTCCAGATCCCGCAACCTTGAGATCCCCAACCGTTTCAGCCACCGACCGACGGTGGCCAGTGACACAACGTGGCCGTGGGCGACCAGTTCGCGGCGGATCGCCCGAGCTGTCCAGTGATGCTCGCGCCGCCACGTCTCGATCAGCTCCACAACCTCGGGCGCGGTGATCGTGGGGCGCGCATGCGGGGCCGAAGATCGATCTGCGAGCCCGGCGAAACCATCGCTATCGAACCGGGATTTCCACTTCGACAAACACGCCCGCGATACCCCCGCCTCGGCGGCGACGTGAGCGATCGGACGGTGCTGGCAACGCTGGATCAAACGCAGCCGGCCTTCGGCAGTGAGCGGGGCATTAGCGTGGTGCATGAGGGATAGGTCCTTTTGGTCAGAACGGTCGTAGTGGTACTTCCATCCTGCCTGGGGGCCTATCCCTCGCTCACGGCCCCGCCGTCACCAACCTCATGAGACGCAACAGCTAGCCCACGACGGAGACGTGCTCCCTGTGGTGCTCGTCGTTGTCGATCAGGTCAAGGATCGCCGCCGCGAAGTCGGGTGCCGAGATGAAGGACTTGCCGTCCTCATCGAAGATGGCCACCTCGCCGCCTAAGCGATACCGACCGGTCGCCTCGCCTGGAGCGAAGGCTCCGAACGTGGCGGCCGGGCTCACGAAGGTCCAATCAAGCGCGGGGTCAGCGGCAAGTAGCGACTCGTAGACGGCGTGTCCGGCCTGCGCTTCTGCACGGTACTCCTCGGGAACCTCGCCCTCGATGAAGCGGGCCGCACCTGGTGCCGGTCGCAGCGAAGAGAAGCCGCCCACCACAATCAGCCTTGCGCCGGACTGGATCGCCGACTCGGCCAACAGGGAGGCCAAGTCAAGGTGGTGATCCACCATGTCTCCGCGAGGGGAGGTGGCGGTGACCACGGCGTCGGCGCCCTCGAAGGCACGCGCCCGCACGTCTCCTGAAAGCGCCGAACCCTGCAGATACGTCACTCCGTCAACAGGGACCATCGGAACGGATCGCGCGACCGCCGTCACGCGGTGAACGCGCGCGGCCGCCTCGGCAACGATCGCGGCACCCGCATAGCCGGTGCCCCCGATCACGGTGATGCTTGCCATGTGAACCTCCTGGTTGCTGCGTCGACGTGCAGGAACGCAGCGCCTCTTCGTGGACGCAACACCGCGTGCCGCCCTGCGATTCCGCACTGGCCGTTCCGGGAGGTCCAGCCGCCGCGTTCGTCGTAGCCTGGGACCATGACCATCCCCACGCACTTGCTCAACGACGGCCACTCGATCCCCTCCATCGGCTTTGGCACGTACCCCCTTCAAGGCAAGGAGGGCTACGCAGCCGTCAGGTCGGCGCTCGACACTGGATACCGGCTCATCGACACCGCCTTCAACTACGAGAACGAGGGCATGGTGGGCCGCGCCATCCGCGACTTCTTGCGCGAGTCAGGCACGCCGCGAGAAGACATCACGGTGCAGACCAAGTTGCCCGGCCGTCACCACGACACCGAGCGCGCGATCGCTTCTGGCTACGAGTCTCTGCAGCGACTGGGGCTCGATCAGATCGACGTGATGCTCATTCACTGGCCGAACCCGATCACCGGCAAGTACCTGGAGGCGTGGCGGGGACTCGTGATGCTCCGCGAGGAGGGCATCGCGCGCAGCATCGGCGTCAGCAACTTCACCGATGAACACCTGGGTCGCATCATTGCCGACACCGACGTCACGCCGGTTGTCAATCAAATCGAGTTGCACCCGCTGTTCATTCAAGAGCAGATGCGAGCGGCCCACCGCCAGCGCGGCATCGCGACCGAATCGTGGAGCCCGCTCGGCAAGCGGAACGCGCCCTTCGAAGTGGGTGCGGTGGCCGACGCCGCAGAGGCTCACGGCGTCGCTCCCGCACAGGTGGTGCTCAGGTGGCAGGTCCAGTTGGGCAACATTCCGCTTCCGAAGTCCGCCAACGCGGCACGCCAGGCGGCCAATCTCGACGTGTTCAGCTTCGAGTTGAGCGATGAGGAGATGGCCGGCATCAGCGCGCTTGACCGCCCGGATGGACGGCTGTTCGGCGGCGACCCGAACACGCACGAGGAGATGTAGGGCCCGCCCCGTCGCCCGCTGGCTGGGTTGCCCTCCCGCGTGGGCCGCACGCGGGCTGGGTCGCTAGTCCGGCCACGCAGCCTCGCCTCTCCCCTACCCTGTGGGCACGGCTCCGACGCCTCACGCACCGTGGGACGAGCCGCCACAGACCGCCGAGGAGCCGCCATGGCCGCACGCGTATCGCGCCGCGCGTGGTGGGTCTTTGCCGCCGCGAGCGCCGCGTACTTCATGGCGATCATGCACCGCACGGCGCTCGGTGTAGCGGGCGTCGATGCGCTCGACCGGTTTGCGATCGGTGCGACCGCTCTGTCGGCGCTCTCCATGACCCAGATCGCGGCCTACGCGATCCTGCAGGTGCCCTCCGGGAGACTCCTTGATCGGTTCGGTCCGCGCACGGTGATGGTCGCGGGTTCTCTCCTGATGGCGATCGGCCAGGTCCTCATGGCCACCACCGAGAGCTTCACGTGGGCAATCGTGGCCCGCGTGCTGATCGGCGCTGGCGACGCCCCGATCTTCATCTCCGCCTCGCGCCTGGTCGCTCACTGGTTTCCGCCCAGGCGCGCACCGCAAATGGTGCAGTTGACCGCGCAAGTGGGTCAGGCGGGTCAGCTCGCCACCGCCATCCCCGTGGCGTGGCTACTTCATGCCCAAGGCTGGTCCACGACCTTCCTGGTGCTGGCGGGCCTGGGGATCGTGGCGGCAGTGGTCGTGTCGGGCGTGCGCACTCCAGGAGCGGCCGACGCCGACGACGTCCCAGCAGTAGCCGTCGCCCAGTCGCGTCCCACGGTGTCAAAGGCGGGGGTAAGGCTCGGCTTCTGGACTCACTTCACGGCGCTGTTCTCCGCCAATACCGTAGCGCTGCTGTGGGGAGTGCCGTTCTTCGTCACCGCGCAAGGGCGCTCGGTGGCAGAGGCGAGCCTCCTGCTCACCGCACTCACCCTGTCGAAGTTTGTGGTGAGCCCGTTCGTGGGTACCGCGACCGCGAGGCACCCGTTCAGGCGCTCCTGGATGGTGCTCATGTTCGCTTGCGTGACGGCGGTGGCTTGGGCGCTCCTGTTGATCCCGAGCACCCCGCGCCCCATGTGGCAGCTCGTCTTGTTCGTCATGGCGATTGCCGCGGGCGGGCCGGTGTCTCTCGTGGGCCTCGACTATGCGCGGACCTTCGCGGACCACAGTCGCCTTGGTGCGGCAAACGGCTTGGTCAACACTGGCGGTTTCGTCTCCACGATCGTGGCAGTCGGCCTGGTCGGCGCGGTATTGCAACTCGCCGCGCCCGACGGCAACTACGACCTCGACGCATACCGCTTGGCCTTCGCCGCGCTCGCTCTTCCGTGGGCCGTCGGCGTGGTCGGCATCGTCCGCAACCGCGCGAAGGCGCGTGCCGACTGGGCGGCAAACGGCGTCCTGGTGCCGCCGCTACGCGAGGTTCTCGAGCGTCGGCGTTCGGGGCGGCGCGGCGACTAGCGTGCGACGTGCTCCGTGATGACCCAGTTGACGATGTCGTGGAGCGCCATCTCGAGGTCGATGTAGTCGGGGTGGCGCAGCCATGCGCCCTGCACGCCTTCGAGCGCGGCGATCAGGGTCCTCGCAAGCGTCTCGGTGTCGTCGTACTGACCGTCCAGGCGCTCCACGAGGAACGCGACCACGGCTTCGTCACGTTGTTTGCACGCGTCGTGGGCAGGGTGGCTGGGGTCCATGGCTTCGATAGACAGCACGGTGCGGAGCCTGGCGGCGTGCGGGTCTTCCAACATGGACTGCAGGACTCCGTCCGCGATGTCCTTGCCCGTCAGGGTGCCACCGGGGCCGGTAGGCACAAAGCGATCGCCATCGAGCGCGTCGCGACGCCTCAGCACGGCAATCAGCAGGGTCTGCATGTCCTTGAAGTAGTACGTGACGGCTGGCGCGGTCAGTCCACATCGAGTCGCCACCGCCTTCATGGTCAACCCGCGATAGCCCCGCTCAGCGAGCATCTCCATGGCGGTGTCAAGGATCTGCTCGCGGCGCACTTGGGGTGGGAGTCGTTGCGCCAAGAACACCTCCTGCAGTTGTCTGCTTCCCACAATAGGCCGAAACGCTAATCTTTCCGCAGTAAAGTAACGGTCCAGGGGGACGAGTCCGCCATCGTCGTTGGGAGTTCGCGAATGTCTTTTCACGAATACCTCGCGCTCGCCTCCACGATCGTCTCTTCGCTCGATGGTGACACCAAGATCACCTTGCTGACCGGCAAGGACTTTTGGACGACCGTCCCTCTGCCCGACCATGACGTGCCGTCGTTCGTGATGGCCGACGGACCCCACGGGCTGCGCCACCAAGATGGAAGCGGCGACCACGCAGGTCTGGGCGGCGCACAACCGGCGACATGCTTCCCCACCGCGTCAGCTCTTGGCGCGACGTGGGACGCCGAACTTGTCGAACAGGTGGGCGCTGCGATCGGCCGCGAGGCGGCAAGCGCTGGCGTTGACGTGGTGCTCGGGCCTGGCCTCAACATCAAGCGCCATCCAGCAGGCGGCAGAAACTTCGAGTACTTCTCGGAGGACCCATTGCTGTCCGGCGTGCTCGCGGCGGCTTTGGTGCGGGGCATCCAGTCAGAAGGCGTCGGCGCGTGCCTCAAGCACTACGCCGCCAACAACCAGGAATCGGACAGGTTCCGTCTCGACACGATCGTGGACGAGCGCACGCTCCGAGAGATCTACCTGACGGGATTCGAGACGGCCCTCAAACTGTCAGAGCCGTGGATGGTGATGTCCTCCTACAACCTCATCAATGGCACTCACGTGGGCGAGTCGGAGGTGATGATCCACGACATCCTGCGCAGTGAGTTCGGCTTCTTGGGAGTGGTGGTCTCCGACTGGCTAGCAGTGTCCGACAGGGTGGAAGCGGTGCGCGCAGGGCTCGACCTCGAGATGCCGTCGAGCGGAAGCGCGTGGGACCGCGAGATCTCCAAAGCCCTCACCAGCGGCCACTTGACCCACCGGACGATCGACCTGGCGTGCACCCGCATCGTCGCGCTCGCCTTGCAGGCTGGCCACGCCCGCGACGGTCGGCTCACTGACGTCGACCATGATGCTCACCACGCTCTCGCCCGCACGGCGGCGGCGGCGGGCGCCGTCTTGCTCACGAACGACGGGCTGCTTCCGCTCGACGCCGCTTCCCAGCACAAGGTGGCCGTGATCGGTGCCTTTGCCGAACACCCTCGCTTCCAAGGCGCTGGCAGCTCCCAAGTGAACGCGACCAGAGTCTCGACCTTGGTCGAAGCGCTTCGTACCAGGGGTGTCAGTGCCACGTACGCGCCTGGCTACGATCCTCGATCGGGCGACACCACCCCTGATCTGCTCGCAGAGGCGACCCGAGCGGCCGAGAAGGCCGACGTCGTCGTCCTCCACGTGGGCCTTCCCCCCAGCGCCGAAAGCGAGGGCTTCGACAGGAGCCACTTGCGTCTGCCAGACGGGCACCTGGAGCTCATCGCTGCCGTGCTCGCCGCCAACCCCCGTACGGCGATCGCGGTGTCGGCAGGCGCCCCGATCGAGACGCCGTGGGCGGACGACGCCGCGGCCGTGTTGCTGACATACCTTGGCGGGCAGGCGTCTGGCGAGGCGCTCGCCGACATGTTGTTCGGCAACGAGGAGCCGGGCGGCAGGCTGGCGGAGTCCTTCCCTGAGGCGGTCTTTGACCTTCCTTCTGACGCTCACTTCGCCGACCACCCCACTCAAGTGGAGTACCGCGAGGGCCTCTACGTCGGCTACCGCTTCCACGACACGTTCGGCCTGCCTGCGCGCTTCCCCTTCGGGCACGGCCTGGGCTATGCCGCCTTCGATGTCGACACGCTGCGCGTCGCGCCGTGGGGAGGCAAACACTCGGTCTCCGTCGACGTCACCAACACCTCCGCCCGCGCCGGCAGCACCGTGGTGCAGGTGTACGTGAAGGATGTGAAGTCGACCCTGTATCGCCCCGAGCAGGAACTCAAGGGCTTCGCGAAGGTCCGGCTCGTGCCCGGTGAGACTCAGGCGGTGACGATCGACCTCGATCACCGCGCCTTCGCCGCGTACGACGTCCAGGCTGCAGCGTGGGTCGTCGAGTCGGGAGAGTTCGAGATCAGGGTGGGCCTTTCGTCCACCGACATCAGAGCGTCGTCGACGATCGTCGTCGAAGGCACGAGGAAGGTGTCCCCCGCCGCTGCGCTCGCCTGTTCGATCGCGAGCCGGGCCGAGTTTGAGGACATGCTCGGCCGCCCGATTCCCTTACCTGCCGCAACGCTTCCGTACACCAGGGAGACGCTGATCGGAGATCTCCATCAGACCGCTCTTGGACGGGTACTGCGCAGGATTCTGTTCAGGACGATCTCGGCCAAGATGGGCATCGACGCCTCGGGCGACGACGCTCCCACAGAGATGGCCTTCATCGAGAGCACCCCTTTGCGCGCCTTGGCCACCGCGTCGGCCGGGAAGGTCTCATTGCGCACGGTAGACCTGATCGTGCGGGTGCTCAACATCGGAGTCAAGCGGCGCTTGCGCTAGTGGCCCTCTGACTCCAGCACGTCGACAACAAAGCCGGTGATGACGTCCACGTCGGCGTCAGCGAACCGGGCGGTGCACTCCGGATAAGCCACGTGCCAATTGTTGATGGCCTCGTACCCGGCGCCTACGGCCGCGATCGCCCTGATCAGGTGCTCCGGGCGGATGGCGTCGGGATCGGTCGTACCACTGAGTCCCATCGCGAGTAGGGCAGCCAACCGGTGCGTGATACCGCTCGACGCCTTCTCGTCATGGATGAGGGGCGCGAGGTTCGGGTCCTTCATCACGGCCACCACGTCGGCGTCGCATGAGGACATGGCCATGATGACGTCTCGAATGAAGCGTTCCCGCTCGGGCGCAGTAGTGAGGTCCCGCGGCTGCTCCATGACGGACGTGATAGCCGCGAAGGTCTGACCGACGATTTGCTGGAGCAGCACTTCCTTCGACTCGAAGTGGTAATACAGCGCAGCCTTGGTCACGCCCAGTTCGTCCGCGATATCGCGGATCGAGGTGCCCGCGAAGCCGCTGGTGGCAAACAGATGAGCCGCCACATCGAGAATGCGCTGGCGCGTGTTGGTGCGCGGCGCCTTGAGTTCGGCTTCGATGCTCATTTTCCCATTCTCTCACTGCGACCCGCCACTAGGGCAGCGACCGCGCGCGACGTTCCACTTGACGACCGTTTAGTCAGTATGCCACGATCGCCCTACCCCATCTTACCGGTCGTTCAGTCACTCCGAAAGGGTCTGAAATGAAAACCCTCGCCCGCCTCGCCACGACAAGGCCCATCCTCGTATTGCTCGCCTGGCTCACAGCCGTGGTGGGCCTCACCGCCGCCTCTGCCGCAGCCGGTCCCGACTTCCGTGACACCTTCTCCCTGCCAGGAACCGACTCCCAAGCCACCTACGACCTTCTCGACGAACGCTTTCCTCAGCAATCGGGAGACGCCGACACCGTCGTCGTCAGCGCCGACGCCGGCGACCTGAGTGCGTGGCAATCGACCATTGAGAAGGCCTTGGCCGAGATGGCCGCAGTCCCCTCCGTCGCCCAGGTGACAAGCCCGTTCACGCCGAAAGGCGCCTCGCAACTGAGCGCCGACGGCTCGGTGGGCTACGCCACCGTGGCGTACGACGAGGCCGCGTACAACCTGCCGATCGACGACATCGAGCACGTCGCAGAGCTGACCGCCAGCCTCGACGCGATCGACGGCCTGACCGTCGGCCACGGCGGCGGCCCTGCCTCACGGCTTCAAGAGCCTGAAGTGGGCATCGGCGAACTGATCGGCCTCCTCATCGCCGGCGTGATCCTGGTCATTGCGTTTGGCTCCGGGCGCGCGGCGACCGTGCCGCTGATCTCGGCCATCGCCGCCGTGACGGCAACCGTCGGCACCCTTGGGCTGGCCAGCAACCTCGGCCCACTCACGCCGTCCGCGTCGATCCTCGCCGTCTTGCTCGGCCTCGGCATCGGCATCGACTACGCCCTCTTCATCGTCAATCGCCACCGGCACTCGCTCAAGGCCGGCCGTGGCGTGCGCGAGAGCGTCACCGGCGCGATGGCCACGTCTGGCCGTGCGGTCGTGTTCGCCGGCATCACAGTGTTCATTGCGCTTGCAGGGATGCTCGTGCCTCAAATCGCCTTCCTCACAGGGCTTGCCATCACCGCGGCCATCACCGTCGCGTTC
The Demequina sp. TMPB413 DNA segment above includes these coding regions:
- a CDS encoding glycoside hydrolase family 5 protein, with protein sequence MEHFVKGVNLGGWLSQYAAYDHDHFRTFITRGDIEQIASWGLDHVRLPVDYPLFESDDAPGVPNDQGFAYVDACLEWCADAGLAVVLDLHEAPGFTFRNDLEEGDAAGNTLFEDAAVQDRFVALWQMVARRYADAPVPLVLELLNEVTLPDNSRWNPLAARTVEAIHAVSPDAVVMIGGTHNNAVSGLAGLVEIDDPRVIYTFHTYEPLYFTHQNAPWAAGPREWGQAPAYPGYLDGLAEWLAAHPQHNQFGDEHVDRRMDRELLADVVAPAVEFAARTGRELYCGEFGVADWVDPGSRRRWLADFYSLLREHGFGSAIWTYKAMDFGLVDLSGRVVDAEYLAIVTGDA
- the surE gene encoding 5'/3'-nucleotidase SurE; translation: MRVLVTNDDGIGSAGLTVLADAALAAGHEVAVVAPHHQYSGSSAALMSHEEDGQLVFVDGRPPGLDASVKAFGVKAAPGLIGFVASSGAFGFTPDIVLSGINIGANTGRAVLHSGTVGAALSAAAHGVRGMAVSIASAEPQHWPTARAVVDRSLEWLTDHDIGDRVLNVNIPDVPLEKLRGIRPATLASFGAVQARVKEEGVGFVNLTYAKVEPGEEPDTDHQLLSRGWATWTLVRAPVADQDDVDLPRIDLADLADEPVSVAAGTVMSTTPGEPNPPAGH
- a CDS encoding aldo/keto reductase; the protein is MTIPTHLLNDGHSIPSIGFGTYPLQGKEGYAAVRSALDTGYRLIDTAFNYENEGMVGRAIRDFLRESGTPREDITVQTKLPGRHHDTERAIASGYESLQRLGLDQIDVMLIHWPNPITGKYLEAWRGLVMLREEGIARSIGVSNFTDEHLGRIIADTDVTPVVNQIELHPLFIQEQMRAAHRQRGIATESWSPLGKRNAPFEVGAVADAAEAHGVAPAQVVLRWQVQLGNIPLPKSANAARQAANLDVFSFELSDEEMAGISALDRPDGRLFGGDPNTHEEM
- a CDS encoding phosphotransferase, encoding MSNDITPPVAHPSITLETVTALIAEQLPDHTHLELGERFDGWDCAMFRLGDALAVRLPRTQDAVRFLQAEMHWVPQLSGGWDFPAPTFVAHGLPSHGYPWPWAVVTWVPGDTADAVPLDADAGTSVGRALAQVHTPAPDDAPFNVEQSIPMADRDVKVRERVARLAATIGPAGERIDTEAAAAIWTEALAASEHAEWVWSHADLHGANVLSHGGAFGGIVDWGSMAMCDPAVDLGFAYTLMPREGVDDAVAEYGRLTGRVDANLLARMRGIALSKCVGVALSPRPVTTAMGWRGLVALGAARAA
- a CDS encoding NAD(P)-dependent oxidoreductase, with translation MASITVIGGTGYAGAAIVAEAAARVHRVTAVARSVPMVPVDGVTYLQGSALSGDVRARAFEGADAVVTATSPRGDMVDHHLDLASLLAESAIQSGARLIVVGGFSSLRPAPGAARFIEGEVPEEYRAEAQAGHAVYESLLAADPALDWTFVSPAATFGAFAPGEATGRYRLGGEVAIFDEDGKSFISAPDFAAAILDLIDNDEHHREHVSVVG
- a CDS encoding nitrate/nitrite transporter → MSQTRPPMASRMAWLVFATAAAAYFVAVVHRTALGVAGVEALDRFGIEATALSLLAVLQIAVYAAMQVPAGNLLDRYGPAAVIAVGSLVMALGQAMMAFAPNFGWALAARVLIGAGDAPVFIAATRLVAHHFPARRVPLMVQVTGLIGQSGQLATAIPLAFVLHWAGWTAALGSLAIVGAMTAAAVWWLLIRPRDASFSPERSSSISVRAAMTTSMRTAGVRLGFWSHFVGPFSANTIALLWGYPYFTTAQGRSPAEGSLLLTAMVIAIIAAAPVIGALTARHPLRRSWLVIGGAVITALAWVAILVPTTPRPLWQLIVFVCVVGAGGPMSLVGMDFARTFAVSGRLGSATGFVNMGGFISTIISVLLVGVVLQAVSPAGSSEYSLAEYRVAFAALAVPWLVGIAGVVGSRRDTRAVMASDGLLVPSIREVWRRRRDR
- a CDS encoding IS481 family transposase, whose translation is MHHANAPLTAEGRLRLIQRCQHRPIAHVAAEAGVSRACLSKWKSRFDSDGFAGLADRSSAPHARPTITAPEVVELIETWRREHHWTARAIRRELVAHGHVVSLATVGRWLKRLGISRLRDLDPDGSTNRVVGTITARFPGHMVHLDVKKVGRIPDGGGHRIHGRGSEQHRATERAKVAGAKAGYVFLHSIVDGYSRLAYTEHLADEKASTTIGFYARARAFFKAHGIERVVTVVTDNGANYRAKDFIRTIAATASRHQYIRPYTPRHNGKVERYNRIIANELLYARIWLSEAQRAAAIERWNIHYNYHRDHTAIGDRPPASRLKARVTNVMSQNS